AGTAACAGATCTGCTGCAGTATGTTGACCTCTACACATTTTCACCAGCCGTGTCTTTACACCATTTGTAGGAGGCCGTTCAGAAAATGTTGGATGAAGCTGAAAATCAGGTATGAACACAGATGAATTTcttggtttgaaaaaaaaacacagtcaaGAAGCATTATTTGGGTTACTAAAATACATATGTAGTTCAGAGTCTGTacaagtcttttattttgaagattcACAGCATAATGCCCTGGGTTTCCCAAGTTGCTGTAGTAGTGTATCCTACTCCTAATTACATGAAACTCAGTTTAATGTATATATACTTTCAAGTTCAGTTAAACCTCACACATTAAGAACAGCGGGAAGTGTTCAAGATATCGGACGTTATTAGCTCATTGCAGATAAACTGTATCGCCATATATGTCTGCCGAAGAATCTAGAaattacttattaattgttactgtgttatgtgtttaaagacaatatatttatttgtcatgttttcaaaaagtttctttaAAAGCTAAGAGGTACATTAAATGTATAATTTGCACAACATCTCATTCTAGTTTAAAGTCATACTATACAGCGTATACACATTTTTGTTCATGTTCTCACTTCCAGCTAGAAAATGGAGAACCGTGGATGAATCCCGAGGCTCCTGTGTCAAAGAACTCTGATAACTTTGGAACAGAGCGCGACGTagccaactgtccgttcttcctGAAGACTGGGGCATGTCGATTTGGAGACCGGTACTATTTGTTTCTCTTTTGACGTGACTTGCCACGTTAAAATTCATAAACCTACTATTCGAGTGGTTATTGAATGGATGGAATAAGTCttcatatttttgtatattCTCCTCTTCTGTCTTTCTGAGTCCAGATGTTCTCGGAAGCACGTTTATCCCACAGCCAGCCCGACTCTGATGATTCGCGGTATGTTTACAACATTTGGCATGGAGCAGTCACGCCGAGATGATTACGATATTGATGCTTGTTTGGAACACAGCGAGGAGGAGCTGCAGGAGTCTTTCCTCGAGTTCTACCATGACGTCCTGCCGGAGTTAAAGAGTGTCGGCAAGGTGGTGCAATTCAAGGTAAGATGAGATCAGGACAGTCGGTGTGTTTCCATGCGCTGTAGTAGCCGAATTACAGTCGGTTTTCTGAAGTTATCCATCTTGTATCACTAATATacttgaaacaaataagacatgATTTCAGAAGAAGGTCAGGGTAGGGGAGAAATCTTAATTTCTGACCTGTTGCACATATTTGCAGAGTAACAGTAGTCTACAGTAACCAGTTTATAACAGTTCATAATGCTTCGTAAATGCTTTGTCTGATTTCTTGTGGAATCCGATTTCTCCAAATAACATAATGTGTTTAAACATACTCAATGCCAAATATGTCAAAGGCAACTGGACTCACTGTATATgacttaaccctcatgttgtcttcCATTGGGCCATGGACTTTTTTTTGTGCCGTTTTACACGCCAACTtattactagttttacacttatttctggaattcatggtcaataaacgtCACTAATAGGAAGTTATACctaattcttgagttaaaaaagccgAAATTAGGAATAATTTAGgctaatattaaaggaaggataatcacagaaggATATATGCCACAGTTCAGTGAGGATACTGTTTCTATACTATTTTAATATCttttcaatgaaagtagagatcatATCTTATGTTGTACCACTCGTTTAAGTTGCTTTAGCAGTTCAATGAAGTCAAAATAAAGAGATTATTTTTCTTTACCTGGGGGGTGaagaaaaattatgaaaaatccCCATTAAGGTGTTTACGAAATCCAAActgtattaaatatgaaatagtCATAGAATTGTGGGATGTAATCCCTCTGAACATTTCAAAACAGTTGAATTGCCATTTGAAAAACAAGCCTCAATCTTCACTGTTCAAGGTAACACTCACTGGATGGATGGTCATACGTTTACCactaaaaatacatatttggtaGGGCacccggttagctcagttggtagagcgggcgcccatatatagaggtttactcctcgacgcagtgggccAGGGTTctactccgacctgcggccctttgctgcatgtcattcccctctctctctctcccctttcatttcttcagctgtcctgtcaataaaggcctaaaaatgccccaaaaaataatctttaaaaaaaaaaatacatatttggttTCATTGATACTTTGCCCTTTTTAGGTCAGCTGCAATTATGAACCACACCTGAGAGGAAACGTTTACATTCAGTTTGACACGTAAGTCATCGCACAACAActccatgactttttcaaaatgaatatactgtatggtgTTTGAATTTTTGAATGCAACTCTTTCCTTCTTtgtcctccttctctctgttgTCTGTCCAGAGAGGAGCAGTGTAAAGAGGCCATCATTAAGTTCAATGGGAGGTGGTACGCAGGCCGGCAGCTCCATTGTGAGATGTGTCCAGTTACACGGTGGAAGAATGCTATATGCGGTGAGTTATTCATACTGATGTGAGAGTGGCATTTTCACTTGGGGCCATTGCTGCAGAGATGCAAGATGCAGGATTCAGTTCAGTATATTTACCAACTTGCTTGTGTTTGTATTTCCTCTCTCAGGATTGTTTGACAGACAGAAGTGCCCCAAAGGGAAGCACTGTAATTTCCTGCATGTATTTCGAAACCCTGGCAACGAATTCTGGGAGGCCGACCGAGACCTGCACATGTCACCAGACCGTAGCGTCAGGGGGAGTCGCAGAGACGGGTGGCATTCAGAGCGATACGGAGACAGGTCGTGGCGGCAACGTCAGTGCAGCAGAAGCCCGCCGAGATCTGAGAGATCCCACAGCAGACGAGAGGGCGACAGGAGAaggagcagagagaggaggGCCTCCCAACAGCACAGAGAGGACAAACGGTCATCCAGACACAGCGACAGGAGGACAGATTGGTATCGGAGCAGAAGTAGAGACAGGTCGAGGAGTAGAagtagagacagagagcaagacAGGCCAAGAAACAGGAGTAGAGATAAGGACAGGGAGCACAAGTATAAGAATAGAAGTGAAGAGAGAAACAGTAGAGACAAAGATACAGACACTCACGGAAgagcaagagaaaaaagcacaagtcgagaaagaaacaaacaaagtaGAGAAAGGAGCCCCAAGAAACCAGATACAAATGAGAAACCCACTAATGAGGATACCAACACACGCCGCCGCCACAAACAGTCCAAAAAGAGCAAAAAGAAGAGCAAGAAGAAGCATAAGAAGAAAAGCCATTTGCCAGAAGTGACGACCTCATCTGGAGAGTCAGAAAAGGAGAAAGAGTCAGAGGAAGAGACGATGGAGAATCTCACTGTAACAAGTCCCGTTCAGGAGATAAAGGAAATAGAGCTAATTCAGAAAAACAATTATACGGATGAGAGTCCATGTGTTGACAGTGAAATGTTAGGTCCTGAGGTAAAAATTGAGCAATCTAACACAGAAATGCAATGAAATGAAGCTGCTGGAAGAGGTGACAGGAGTACTTCTTAAGGGCTCCTACATTTCAAAATCTGTGAATTTATTCAGGCTTTTCTCCTTATAACTATGTGAATGTATAAGGAGGAATACATTGCACATTTTGAGCAGTGATGCAGTAAGTTAGCAGTCCTGTCACCaatatgtacatactgtatgtgaatattTTGCTTTTGGAAAACAGTCAATGTTGCTTTAATTATTGAACACTCAATCACCGGCGCTGCAGCACTTCAGTTATTGTTGCTGagtaaaaacaatattaaacgagatcaacaaatgttttttttttatacatttattgtTCACTTTcaaatataagaaaaaaatgttggCAAATGTGTTGGCAGTGTTTAATACAAAAGTGATTTTAAGATGAACTTGTTGAATAATTACTTATGAatgttcaagaaaaaaaaacactggttttAAGAATGCAGCTAAAAAATGTTTGACTACAGTTTGGATTAGCATCTATTCATTACTTGCTGGCTCGTTTCCCTGCATCCTGCTGACAAGAGCTGACAGTGATGAATGTTAATAGTGTACCCTGATATGTGCAGTTCATCTTCTTACATTCCACCTCCATAAAGAAACTCAGGATAGACCTGTCCCTAAACAGATTGGAATAATTACGTAACACTGGTATGTtgtggccaaaaaaaacaacccacatACATCTTCTATCAAACATCCTGCAGTTCTAAATCCCTTTTCTGCCATGTTAGCTTTCTATAGACACCATTGAGAAGGTaaaacacagttctttggtcatATGTTAGTCTTTAAGCCAAAGTATAATACAtcaaatagtttatttattttattttattagtctTTCCTGACCTAAGACTAAGGGAGAGACTGACCTTAGATTTATCTCCAGAGGCTGTTATGAAATTGAATGTTAAACACATGTTTTTATCAGGACAATAAATCCATTGTCAGAAAAAGACAAgatgacaattttaacaaacaAAGACTAATTACACACAGCAACTGCTCATGTTTAACTAAGGTAATCAGTTAAGcattgaaaaggaaaaatgaaatGGTTGATTCGTGGAGGGGAATCACCAAACACATACTCGTACAAACCTTAACCTACACGGACATTGATAATGGGTAATGGTTTAATTTCCCTTAATTGGTGGATTGAATTTACCCGTGTGACTATAACAGTGTCAGTGATTCCCACAACAGCACTAGCCCCGTTGGTACCTCTCATGTATTACCATTACGTTTGAGTCGGAGAGCTGACTTTcagattctttaaaaaaaataaatgcccaATGATCTTTTCTTAGGTCATTGGTCAACAGGTCATTTAGCAACAGTTACTGTTGTTGGGAAGATATTTCTAGACTAGAGTCCTCAAAGACTACCCTCTAAACCTTTAACCATCTGGCTAAAAAAAGAATTCCTctgcatgataaaaaaaaaattattaactATTTCCCATGTTGGACCTCTTTATAATCCAAAAATGATTGTTAGAAATGAC
This sequence is a window from Perca flavescens isolate YP-PL-M2 chromosome 1, PFLA_1.0, whole genome shotgun sequence. Protein-coding genes within it:
- the zrsr2 gene encoding U2 small nuclear ribonucleoprotein auxiliary factor 35 kDa subunit-related protein 2 — translated: MAAPTPPISATVFSQKQRRAALRKERRKRKRQALAQARECGLKIGARCTPEEEEEEERNAEDDKDYDVAEQERLRLHEEWLERERLAQEEFRLRAEREESARKRKEEEERMIKEEWEAQQKKEQDEKEQKQQDKRDREEAVQKMLDEAENQLENGEPWMNPEAPVSKNSDNFGTERDVANCPFFLKTGACRFGDRCSRKHVYPTASPTLMIRGMFTTFGMEQSRRDDYDIDACLEHSEEELQESFLEFYHDVLPELKSVGKVVQFKVSCNYEPHLRGNVYIQFDTEEQCKEAIIKFNGRWYAGRQLHCEMCPVTRWKNAICGLFDRQKCPKGKHCNFLHVFRNPGNEFWEADRDLHMSPDRSVRGSRRDGWHSERYGDRSWRQRQCSRSPPRSERSHSRREGDRRRSRERRASQQHREDKRSSRHSDRRTDWYRSRSRDRSRSRSRDREQDRPRNRSRDKDREHKYKNRSEERNSRDKDTDTHGRAREKSTSRERNKQSRERSPKKPDTNEKPTNEDTNTRRRHKQSKKSKKKSKKKHKKKSHLPEVTTSSGESEKEKESEEETMENLTVTSPVQEIKEIELIQKNNYTDESPCVDSEMLGPEVKIEQSNTEMQ